The region GGAGGAGTTGACCCGTTCGTCGGCCGAGGTCCGCCAACTGCGCGAGGAACTGGAGCGGGTGCGCCGCGAGGCCCTGACCGATGGTCTCACCGGCCTTGGCAACCGCAAGGTCTTCGATGCCGGGGTGCGCGACCTGACCCAGCGCGCCACCGCCGAGGCCACGCGTGGATTGAGCTTGATGATGCTCGATATCGACCACTTCAAGACATTTAACGATTGTTATGGGCACCAGATGGGCGATCAGGTGTTGCGTCTGGTGGCCAGCATGATTCAAGATAGCCTGGAGGGTGAGGCTATCACAGCGCGCTACGGCGGCGAGGAGTTTGCCGTGTTGCTGCCCGACACTCCGGGGAGCGAGGCGGTGGTGGTGGCCGAGCGCATTCGCCGCCACGTGGCCTCCCGTCATGTCACCAATCGGCGCACCGGTCAGGATTTAGGGGGGATTACCCTGTCGGCTGGGGTGAGCCAGTACATTCTGGGCGAGGCGGCCGCCGATTTCATTCGCCGGGCCGACGAGGCTCTTTATGCCGCCAAGGCCCAGGGGCGCAATTGTGTGGTGTGCTTTGAGGATGAGGCTGGTCTGCCGCGTCGGCGCTTGGCGCCTTGAGGGGAAAAAGGAAGGCTGGGGAGGCTTGCCTCCCCAGGCCCCTCCCGTCCTTGGGTACTCTCTTAGGGTCTGGGGAGGCGAGCCTCCCCAGCCTTTCCCTTTCTCAAGCGTCGCTAGACAACTCCTCGGGCGGTGTGTCTTCAAAAGACGCGGCCGGGCGTTCGCTCAACGGCCGCACGCGCTCTTCTAGGTCCGGGCCCAGGACCTGCTCGGCCATCGCCAGATCGTAGCGGGCTTGCAGGTTCATCCAATAGAGGGCCGAAGTCCCGAACAGGCGGGCCAAGCGCAAGGCGGTATCGGCGGTCATGGGGCGCTGCCCGGCCATGATGGCGCTGATGCGATTGGCGGGCACCCCAAGCGCGCGGGCCAATCGGTTGACGCTCAGGCCGTTGGGGTCCATGAACAAGCGGTGAAGGGTCTGCCCCGGATGCGGTGGTCTGGCGTCGGACGTGGCCATGCCCTGGCTCCTTGATGTCCGCCGCAAGATACCCTACCCGGACCACGACGCAACCCCGGACGTTGAGCCCGCGCCCCAGCGCCACGTTTTTCGCGTCCCTATGAGTGAAGACCAGAACCATGGACGATCCGTTTCCCCTGGACGAGCCGTCGTCTCCCGCCCCGGTGGCGGCGCCCGCATGGCTTGAGACGCTCAATCCTGAACAGCGCGAGGCTGTGACTGCCACTGAGGGTCCCGTCCTGGTGCTCTCGGGGGCCGGCACCGGTAAAACCCGCGTGCTCACCACCCGGCTGGCTTATATCCTCGCCACCTGCCGCGTGCGGCCCTGGCAGGTGTTGGCCGTGACCTTTACCAACAAAGCGGCCCGGGAAATGCGCGAGCGCGCCACGTCCTTGATTGGTCCCGACGCCGAGCAGGTGTGGTTGGGGACCTTTCACTCCCTGGGAGTGCGCTTGCTGCGTCGCCACGGGGCCTTGGTGGGGCTGCGCCCGGGCTTTACCATCTTGGATAGCGACGACCAGCAGCGGCTCTTGAAGCAGATCATGGACGCCGAGCGGCTCGACCTTAAGCGCTGGCAGCCCCAGGTCGCCTTGAGTCTCCTCCAGCGTTGGAAGGACCGGGGCTGGCTGCCCGAGGCGGTGCCGGCCGACGATCCGAGCCGTTCCTTTGCCGAGGGGCGCCTGCTCGACCTCTATCGCCAGTATCAGGACCGCTTGATGGTGGTGAACGCCGCCGACTTTGGCGATCTGTTGCTGCACTGCCTCACCCTATTGACCCGCAATCCCCAGGTTTTGGCCGAGGTCAGCGGGCAATTTCGCTATATTCTGGTGGATGAGTACCAGGACACCAATGTCGCCCAGTATCTTTGGCTGCGTTTGCTGGCGCGGGCCCATGGTAACTTGTGCTGTGTTGGCGATGACGACCAGTCCATTTATTCCTGGCGCGGCGCTGCTGTGGGCAACATCTTGCGCTTTGAGGAGGATTTCCCGGGGGCGACCTTGGTTCGCCTGGAGAGCAACTATCGCTCGACCTCTACGATCTTGGCGGCGGCCTCGGGCTTGATCCGCCATAACCAGGGGCGCCTCGGCAAGGAGTTGCGCAGCGGCCTAGATACGCAGGAGCTGGGGCCGCCGATCAAGGTCTGGGGCGTGTGGGATGGCGCCGAGGAGGCTCGGCGCGTCGTAGACGAGATCGAGGCACGCCAGCGGGCCGGCGATGCCCTGGGCGGCATGGCGATCTTGGTGCGGGTTGGTTTCCAGACCCGCGAGTTTGAAGAGCGCCTGATCGTGACCGGCACGCCGTATCGGGTGATCGGCGGGCCTCGTTTTTATGAGCGCCAGGAAATCCGGGACGCCGTGGCCTACCTGCGCCTTGCCGTCCAACCCGACGATAGCTTGGCCTTCGAGCGGGTGGTCAACGTGCCCCGGCGCGGTCTGGGCGAGGCGACGCTGCAAATCCTCAACCGGGTGGCCCGCCTGGAGCGGATCAGCCTGCAAGAAGCGGCGCGGCGCGTGATCGAGACCGATGAAGTGCGGGCGGCGGCGCGCAACAAGCTGCGGGCTTTTCTCGCGGACCTGTCGCGCTGGCGGGCGCTCGGCGATGGCCTGGATCCTTCCAGCTTGTGCGCCACGATTCTCGACGAAAGCGGCTACGTCGACATGTGGCGCAAGGACCGTGCCCCGGATGCCGAAGGCCGGGTGGAAAACCTGAAGGAACTGGTCGGGGCCCTGAAGGAATTCGACACCCTGGAGGGCTTCTTGGAGCATGTCAGCTTGGTGATGGACAACGAGGCCCGGGCCGGCGAGCAGGCGGTGACGCTGATGACTTTGCACGCCGCCAAGGGCTTGGAGTTCGACACCGTGTTTCTTCCCGGCTGGGAAGAGGACATCTTTCCCCATCGCCGCGCCTTGGAAGAGAGCGGTGCCGAGGGCCTGGAGGAGGAGCGGCGGCTGGCTTACGTGGGCCTGACCCGGGCCCGGCGGCGGGTTTACATCAGCTTTGCCGCGAGCCGCCGGGTGTTCGCCGACTGGCGGTCCTGCCTGCCATCCCGCTTTTTGGACGAACTGCCCCCCGAAACCGTCGAGCGCGAAAGTGCCAGCGGGGTGTATGGCTCGGGCGCCCAGGGCCATATGGACGCGCCGGGTGGTTGGGGACGGGTGCAGCAAAGCCCCGGCTGGGGGCGGTCGTCCCGGCGCGAGGCGGCGACTTTCCAGGTGGGCCAGCGGGTGGTGCACGACAGCTTCGGCGTGGGCGATGTGCTCGACGTGGCCGGCGACCGCCTGGAAATCGTGTTTGAGGGCGGCGCGGTGCGTAAGGTGATGGCCAGCTTCGTCAAAGCCATGGGCTAAAGGACCCGAGGGGTCTGGGGAGGCCCGCCTCCCCAGCCTTCCCTAAAGCGTCGGCTTAGTCGGCCAAGGTCCGCGCTTCGATCTGGGCGGTCTCCAAGAGGGCGTCCTCCTCGGCGTTGTCACGCAGGTCGGCGGTGAAGCGATAGAACAAGAAGCCGACAGCGAACAGCCCGCAGAACAAGCAGAATACCAGCCAGTTAAAGTAGATCATCGTTACCAAAGCGGCCACCGCCATGCCCAAGGCGATGGCCGGGAACACCGGGTAGAAGGGGGCGGCAAACGGGCGCGCCAAGGTGGGCTCGCTGACGCGCAGCTTAAAGAGCGCGGCCATCGACATGATGTACATCACGATCGCCCCAAACACCGACATGGTGACGATGTTCGCGGTCAGCGGCAGGCCGCCGATCTCAATCAAGCTATCGGAGAAAATCGCAGCGATGCCGACCACGCCACCGGCCAAGATCGCCTTCACCGGGGTGCGGGTTTTGGGGTTGATGGTGGCAAAGGCCGGCGGCAGGAAGCCGGCGCGGGCCAGGGCGAAGATCTGGCGCGAATAGCCCATGATGATGCCGTGGAACGAGGCGATCAGACCAAACAGGCCGATCCAGACCAGCATGTGCAGCCAGCCCGAGTTTTCGCCAACCACGATCTTCATGGCCTGGGGCAGGGGGTCATTGACGTTGGACAGCAAGCGCCAGTCGCCGGTCCCGCCCGCCATGATCATGGTGCCGAAGGCCAGGAGAACCAGGGTTAAGATGCCGGCGATGTAGGCGGTGGGGACGGTGCGGGTGGGGTTGCGGGTTTCCTCGGCGGCCATGGCGGCGCCCTCGATGGCCAGGAAGAACCAGATGGCAAAGGGAATGGCCGCAAAGATCCCGGACACGCTGCCCAGGCTGAAGGCATTTTCCCCGCTCCAGCCGTTGGCCACAAAATTGGCCCACGAGAAGCCCGGCGCCACCACGCCCATGAACACCAGCAGCTCGAAAATGGCGAGCACGGTGATGAACAGCTCAAAGGTCGCGGCAATGGTCACGCCGGCAATGTTGAGCCCCATGAACACCACGTAGGCCCCTACCGCCGCCAGCTTGGGATCGAGCGCCGGGAACTGAACGTTGAGATAGGCACCAATGGCCAAGGAGATGGCCGGCGGCGCAAACACGAATTCAATTAAGGTGGCAAAACCAGCCACGAAGCCGCCCAGCGGGCCAAAGGCGCGATAAGCGTAGGCGAAGGGACCTCCGGCGTGGGGAATGGCGGTGGTCAGCTCGGTGAAGCTGAAAATAAAGGTGGTGTACATCGCCGCAATCAAGACGGTGGTCACCAAGAACCCCAGCGTCCCCGCCGCAGCCCAGCCATAGGACCAGCCAAAATACTCCCCAGAGATCACAAGCCCAACAGCAATCCCCCACAAGTGAAGGCCGGAAAGACTGCGCGAAAGCGCGGGTTTAGAAGCGTCTGCCATGACATTAACCATCCTTTTCCAAAGAAACCCAACATTCGATCAAATCCAAAAAAGGAATGGAGGGGCCTGGGGAGGCCCCGCCTCCCCAGCCTTATTCCCTCCCCGTCACCCCTTCCCCCAACACCCCCGAAGCCCCCGGCAAAACCGCCCCCGCCTCCTCCTTCAACGCCACACCGGTCAGCCCCCGCCGCAAAGCCTCAGTAGCCAGCCACGCCAGCTTGTCGGCGGCAGCCTCCGGGCTCAGACCATCGGCGTGGATGTTGGAAATGCAGTTGCGCTCGGCATCGCGCCGACCGGTGACTGGGGAATAGGTCAGGTAAATGCCGAGCGACGTGGCGACCGACAGGCCAGGGCGCTCACCAATCAAGATCGCCACCAGCCGCGCTCCCAAGCGCTCGCCGATCGGATCGCCGAGGGCCACCCGGGCCTGGGCGGCGAGCACCAAAGGCGCCACCGACCACGAGCCCAGGCGGGCCAAAATGGCGTGCACCGTGGGAGCAGCCCAGGTCTGCACCGCGCCAGCCGAGAGGCCATCGCCAATCACCAAGGCGAGGTCACAGGTCCCGGTGGGCAAGGTTTCAAGGCTAGCTGGGTCCAAGCGACGGCCCAGATCAGGGCGGCGCAGGTAGGTAGCGCGGTCGGGGGCTTGGCTATGCACCCGCAGGACCGGCCCCTGGGGCAGGGCGGCTTC is a window of Pararhodospirillum photometricum DSM 122 DNA encoding:
- the eat gene encoding ethanolamine permease → MADASKPALSRSLSGLHLWGIAVGLVISGEYFGWSYGWAAAGTLGFLVTTVLIAAMYTTFIFSFTELTTAIPHAGGPFAYAYRAFGPLGGFVAGFATLIEFVFAPPAISLAIGAYLNVQFPALDPKLAAVGAYVVFMGLNIAGVTIAATFELFITVLAIFELLVFMGVVAPGFSWANFVANGWSGENAFSLGSVSGIFAAIPFAIWFFLAIEGAAMAAEETRNPTRTVPTAYIAGILTLVLLAFGTMIMAGGTGDWRLLSNVNDPLPQAMKIVVGENSGWLHMLVWIGLFGLIASFHGIIMGYSRQIFALARAGFLPPAFATINPKTRTPVKAILAGGVVGIAAIFSDSLIEIGGLPLTANIVTMSVFGAIVMYIMSMAALFKLRVSEPTLARPFAAPFYPVFPAIALGMAVAALVTMIYFNWLVFCLFCGLFAVGFLFYRFTADLRDNAEEDALLETAQIEARTLAD
- a CDS encoding ATP-dependent helicase: MDDPFPLDEPSSPAPVAAPAWLETLNPEQREAVTATEGPVLVLSGAGTGKTRVLTTRLAYILATCRVRPWQVLAVTFTNKAAREMRERATSLIGPDAEQVWLGTFHSLGVRLLRRHGALVGLRPGFTILDSDDQQRLLKQIMDAERLDLKRWQPQVALSLLQRWKDRGWLPEAVPADDPSRSFAEGRLLDLYRQYQDRLMVVNAADFGDLLLHCLTLLTRNPQVLAEVSGQFRYILVDEYQDTNVAQYLWLRLLARAHGNLCCVGDDDQSIYSWRGAAVGNILRFEEDFPGATLVRLESNYRSTSTILAAASGLIRHNQGRLGKELRSGLDTQELGPPIKVWGVWDGAEEARRVVDEIEARQRAGDALGGMAILVRVGFQTREFEERLIVTGTPYRVIGGPRFYERQEIRDAVAYLRLAVQPDDSLAFERVVNVPRRGLGEATLQILNRVARLERISLQEAARRVIETDEVRAAARNKLRAFLADLSRWRALGDGLDPSSLCATILDESGYVDMWRKDRAPDAEGRVENLKELVGALKEFDTLEGFLEHVSLVMDNEARAGEQAVTLMTLHAAKGLEFDTVFLPGWEEDIFPHRRALEESGAEGLEEERRLAYVGLTRARRRVYISFAASRRVFADWRSCLPSRFLDELPPETVERESASGVYGSGAQGHMDAPGGWGRVQQSPGWGRSSRREAATFQVGQRVVHDSFGVGDVLDVAGDRLEIVFEGGAVRKVMASFVKAMG
- a CDS encoding ethanolamine ammonia-lyase light chain EutC; the encoded protein is MKKGGRSRRPARNRRVREASASPPFTPQTAVARRSRTTRLEAALPQGPVLRVHSQAPDRATYLRRPDLGRRLDPASLETLPTGTCDLALVIGDGLSAGAVQTWAAPTVHAILARLGSWSVAPLVLAAQARVALGDPIGERLGARLVAILIGERPGLSVATSLGIYLTYSPVTGRRDAERNCISNIHADGLSPEAAADKLAWLATEALRRGLTGVALKEEAGAVLPGASGVLGEGVTGRE
- a CDS encoding GGDEF domain-containing protein, whose amino-acid sequence is MDYLETLEHADKVAQEALSCMRRLGIPSHPRNFAIWYGFFSEKFPDLSRRVQSLLENKVVFTEAVNDDLFERFFTSRHEAEGMLVATRRLDLTLAQMRSLFLAAHQGTEAYGDALETFGRRLLETDSGMVEVLVSAALDETRAMLDINRTLGEELTRSSAEVRQLREELERVRREALTDGLTGLGNRKVFDAGVRDLTQRATAEATRGLSLMMLDIDHFKTFNDCYGHQMGDQVLRLVASMIQDSLEGEAITARYGGEEFAVLLPDTPGSEAVVVAERIRRHVASRHVTNRRTGQDLGGITLSAGVSQYILGEAAADFIRRADEALYAAKAQGRNCVVCFEDEAGLPRRRLAP
- a CDS encoding HigA family addiction module antitoxin, producing the protein MATSDARPPHPGQTLHRLFMDPNGLSVNRLARALGVPANRISAIMAGQRPMTADTALRLARLFGTSALYWMNLQARYDLAMAEQVLGPDLEERVRPLSERPAASFEDTPPEELSSDA